In a genomic window of Streptomyces sp. NBC_01231:
- a CDS encoding TetR family transcriptional regulator, protein MTPVRTPPPTDPPQLGLRERKKIKTRRAIRGATYALIEEQGYDATTIEQIAERAEVSPSTVFRYFPVKEDIVLTDEYGPMLLEELRARPADEPWPDSLRYVMRRAVGLGADEEPEITRLRSRLMAEVPAVRSRMMESMSVTGRQLASAVAARTGRAEDGLEVRVYTMSLIGGLAEVSQYWAENGFRDDPRELVDRALDVVEHGLTAEKP, encoded by the coding sequence ATGACGCCCGTACGAACCCCTCCCCCCACCGACCCTCCCCAACTGGGACTTCGTGAGCGGAAGAAGATCAAGACCCGGAGGGCGATCCGCGGCGCCACCTACGCGCTGATCGAGGAGCAGGGGTACGACGCCACGACGATCGAGCAGATCGCCGAGCGCGCCGAGGTGTCGCCGTCCACGGTCTTCCGCTACTTCCCCGTCAAGGAGGACATCGTCCTCACGGACGAGTACGGCCCGATGCTCCTGGAGGAACTGCGGGCCCGGCCGGCCGACGAGCCGTGGCCCGACTCCCTGCGGTACGTCATGCGCAGGGCCGTCGGCCTCGGAGCGGACGAGGAACCGGAGATCACCCGGCTGCGGTCGCGGCTGATGGCCGAGGTGCCCGCGGTGCGTTCCCGGATGATGGAGAGCATGTCGGTCACCGGCAGACAGCTCGCCTCGGCCGTCGCGGCGCGCACCGGCCGCGCGGAGGACGGCCTGGAGGTGCGGGTCTACACGATGTCCCTGATCGGCGGACTCGCGGAGGTCTCCCAGTACTGGGCCGAGAACGGCTTCCGCGACGACCCGCGCGAGCTTGTGGACCGCGCCCTGGACGTCGTGGAACACGGCCTCACCGCGGAAAAGCCCTGA
- a CDS encoding hemolysin III family protein, protein MTASAPDAPTDDPAAVGRGPVALSLPHPVKPKLRGWLHLGMFPAVLIAGLVLTALADTTRARLACGIFALTACLLFGVSALYHRGDWSPRMDGILRRLDHANIFLIIAGTYTPLTMLLLPGAKGQWLLWSIWGAAAAGIIFRVFWVGAPRWLYTPCYIAMGWAAVFFLPDFMRTGGIAVLVLVIVGGLLYSAGGVIYGIKRPNPSPRWFGFHEVFHSLTLAAFIAHYVGISLVAYQ, encoded by the coding sequence ATGACTGCGTCCGCCCCCGACGCGCCCACGGACGACCCGGCAGCCGTCGGCCGCGGTCCCGTCGCGCTCTCCCTGCCGCATCCGGTCAAGCCCAAACTCCGCGGCTGGTTGCACCTCGGAATGTTTCCGGCCGTACTCATCGCGGGCCTGGTGCTCACCGCCCTCGCCGACACCACCAGAGCCCGCCTGGCCTGCGGAATCTTCGCCCTGACCGCCTGCCTGCTGTTCGGCGTCAGCGCTCTGTACCACCGGGGCGACTGGAGCCCGCGCATGGACGGGATCCTGCGACGGCTGGACCACGCCAACATCTTCCTGATCATCGCCGGCACCTACACCCCGCTGACGATGCTGCTTCTGCCGGGCGCCAAGGGGCAGTGGCTGCTGTGGAGTATCTGGGGGGCGGCCGCGGCGGGCATCATCTTCCGCGTCTTCTGGGTCGGCGCCCCACGCTGGCTCTACACGCCCTGCTACATCGCGATGGGCTGGGCGGCCGTCTTCTTCCTGCCCGACTTCATGCGCACCGGCGGCATCGCCGTCCTCGTGCTGGTGATCGTCGGCGGCCTGCTCTACAGCGCGGGCGGAGTGATCTACGGCATCAAGCGCCCGAACCCGTCACCGCGCTGGTTCGGCTTCCACGAGGTGTTCCACTCCCTCACGCTGGCGGCGTTCATCGCGCACTACGTCGGGATCTCGCTGGTCGCGTACCAGTAA
- a CDS encoding thioredoxin domain-containing protein: MPNRLAHETSPYLLQHADNPVDWWPWSDGAFEEARKRNVPVLLSVGYSSCHWCHVMAHESFEDQETADYLNAHFVSVKVDREERPDVDAVYMEAVQAATGQGGWPMTVFLTPDAEPFYFGAYFPPAPRQGMPGFRQVLQGVQQAWAERRDEVAEVAGKIVRDLAGREISYGDSQAPGEEELAQALLGLTREYDPQRGGFGGAPKFPPSMVVEFLLRHHARTGAEGALQMARDTCERMARGGIYDQLGGGFARYSVDRDWTVPHFEKMLYDNALLCRAYAHLWRSTSRDGVADEHSELARRVALETADFMVRELRTAEGGFASALDADSDDGNGKHVEGAYYVWTPEQLDEVLQADAELAAHYFGVTAEGTFEEGASVLQLPQQDVVFDAERIDSVKRRMLESRSRRPAPGRDDKIVAAWNGLAIAALAETGAYFDRPDLIEAALGAADLLVRLHLDDHARLARTSKDGQVGANAGVLEDYADVAEGFLALASVTGEGVWLEFAGFLLDHVLARFADDSGSLYDTAADAEKLIRRPQDPTDNATPSGWTAAAGALLSYAAHTGSEPHRTAAEKALGVVKALGPRVPRFVGWGLAVAEALLDGPREVAVVGPDLDDDGTRALHRTALLGTAPGAVVALGSEGSGEFPLLADRPLRDGEPTAYVCRNFTCDAPTTDPDRLSTQLNG; the protein is encoded by the coding sequence ATGCCGAACCGACTGGCCCATGAGACGTCCCCCTACCTCCTCCAGCACGCCGACAACCCCGTCGACTGGTGGCCCTGGTCGGACGGTGCCTTCGAGGAGGCCCGGAAACGGAACGTGCCTGTCCTGCTGAGCGTCGGCTACAGCAGCTGCCACTGGTGTCACGTCATGGCGCACGAGTCCTTCGAGGACCAGGAGACCGCCGACTACCTCAACGCGCACTTCGTCAGCGTCAAGGTCGACCGCGAGGAGCGTCCCGACGTCGACGCCGTCTACATGGAGGCCGTGCAGGCGGCCACCGGCCAGGGCGGCTGGCCCATGACCGTGTTCCTCACCCCGGACGCCGAGCCCTTCTACTTCGGCGCCTACTTCCCGCCCGCCCCGCGCCAGGGCATGCCCGGCTTCCGGCAGGTCCTCCAGGGAGTCCAGCAGGCCTGGGCCGAGCGGCGGGACGAGGTCGCCGAGGTGGCCGGGAAGATCGTGCGGGATCTGGCCGGACGGGAGATCTCCTACGGCGACAGCCAGGCGCCCGGCGAGGAGGAGCTCGCGCAGGCACTGCTCGGGCTGACCCGGGAGTACGACCCGCAGCGCGGCGGATTCGGCGGGGCGCCCAAGTTCCCGCCGTCCATGGTGGTCGAGTTCCTGCTGCGCCACCATGCGCGGACCGGGGCCGAGGGCGCGCTCCAGATGGCCCGCGACACCTGTGAGCGGATGGCCCGCGGCGGGATCTACGACCAGCTCGGCGGCGGCTTCGCCCGCTACTCCGTCGACCGCGACTGGACCGTGCCGCACTTCGAGAAGATGCTGTACGACAACGCGCTGCTGTGCCGGGCCTACGCCCACCTGTGGCGGTCGACCTCCCGCGACGGAGTCGCTGATGAACACAGCGAGCTCGCCCGCCGGGTCGCCCTGGAGACCGCCGACTTCATGGTGCGGGAACTGCGCACCGCCGAGGGCGGGTTCGCGTCCGCGCTCGACGCCGACAGTGACGACGGGAACGGCAAGCACGTCGAGGGCGCCTATTACGTGTGGACGCCCGAGCAGCTCGACGAGGTGCTCCAGGCGGATGCCGAGCTCGCCGCGCACTACTTCGGCGTCACCGCGGAGGGCACCTTCGAGGAGGGTGCCTCCGTCCTCCAACTCCCGCAGCAGGACGTCGTGTTCGACGCCGAGCGCATCGACTCCGTGAAGCGCAGGATGCTGGAGTCCCGGTCCCGGAGGCCCGCTCCAGGCCGTGACGACAAGATCGTCGCCGCCTGGAACGGCCTCGCGATCGCCGCGCTCGCCGAGACGGGCGCCTACTTCGACCGGCCTGACCTCATCGAGGCCGCGCTCGGCGCCGCCGACCTCCTGGTCCGACTGCACCTGGACGACCACGCCCGCCTCGCCCGCACCAGCAAGGACGGCCAGGTCGGGGCCAACGCGGGGGTGCTGGAGGACTACGCGGACGTGGCCGAGGGCTTCCTCGCGCTCGCGTCCGTGACCGGCGAGGGGGTCTGGCTGGAGTTCGCCGGCTTCCTCCTGGACCACGTCCTGGCCCGGTTCGCCGACGACTCCGGCAGCCTCTACGACACCGCCGCCGACGCCGAGAAGCTGATCCGGCGGCCGCAGGACCCCACCGACAACGCCACCCCGTCCGGCTGGACCGCCGCCGCGGGTGCCCTGCTGAGCTACGCCGCCCACACCGGGTCGGAGCCGCACCGCACCGCCGCCGAGAAGGCGCTCGGCGTCGTCAAGGCCCTCGGCCCTCGCGTCCCCCGCTTCGTCGGCTGGGGGCTGGCCGTCGCCGAGGCCCTGCTGGACGGACCGCGCGAGGTCGCGGTCGTGGGACCGGATCTGGACGACGACGGCACGAGGGCCCTGCACCGCACGGCACTTCTCGGCACCGCGCCGGGTGCGGTCGTCGCCCTCGGTAGCGAAGGCAGTGGCGAGTTTCCGTTGCTCGCCGACCGGCCGCTGCGCGACGGTGAACCGACGGCGTACGTCTGCCGTAATTTCACCTGTGACGCCCCGACCACCGATCCGGACCGGCTGAGCACGCAACTGAACGGCTGA
- a CDS encoding type II toxin-antitoxin system RelE/ParE family toxin: MGHVTRFTPHAQRDMLKIPRPDAVRILHRLTELQRAMDANDTTALDIKALQGHNARWRLRVGDYRVVYTVEDGRLVVWVLAAAHRREVYRDL, encoded by the coding sequence ATGGGACACGTCACGCGGTTCACGCCGCACGCCCAGCGGGACATGCTCAAGATCCCCCGCCCCGACGCCGTGCGCATTCTCCACCGGCTCACCGAGCTCCAGAGGGCGATGGACGCCAACGACACGACCGCCCTCGACATCAAGGCGCTCCAAGGACACAACGCCCGCTGGCGCCTGCGGGTCGGGGACTACCGCGTCGTCTACACCGTCGAGGACGGCCGCCTCGTCGTATGGGTGCTCGCCGCCGCCCATCGACGTGAGGTGTACCGCGACCTGTGA
- a CDS encoding glycosyltransferase family 2 protein, which translates to MSQESIVPGELDDPAVQAAEVAEPGAVTIVVPTFNESANIRELLHLITESVPSRLPCEVVFVDDSTDDTPEVIYEAAKDCPFPVTVLHRDEPVGGLGGAVVEGIRAASSDWIVVMDGDCQHPPSLVPELVATGERANAGLVVASRYIKGGSRAGLAGSYRVAVSRGATWLTKSLFPRKLHGISDPMSGFFAIRRSAVTADVLQPLGYKILLELAVRNRPRQVTEVPFVFQDRFAGESKSSAQEGIRFLRHLAGLRTASPVARMVGFGLIGATGFVPNLLGLWALTLAGMHYVPAEIVANQFGVAWNFVLIEHLLFRDRRRHRRWWDRAGRFALLANADLVLRIPLIALFVHRFGMGALSATALALVTTFVLRFAGTEALVYLPRRGRGGLDGGRTARRAREKTP; encoded by the coding sequence ATGAGCCAGGAATCCATAGTCCCCGGAGAACTCGACGATCCGGCCGTACAGGCGGCGGAGGTGGCCGAGCCCGGTGCCGTCACGATCGTCGTCCCGACCTTCAACGAGTCCGCGAACATCCGCGAACTGCTGCACCTGATCACCGAGTCGGTGCCCTCCCGGCTGCCCTGCGAGGTGGTCTTCGTGGACGACTCCACCGACGACACCCCCGAGGTCATCTACGAGGCGGCCAAGGACTGTCCCTTCCCGGTGACCGTCCTGCACCGGGACGAGCCGGTCGGTGGGCTCGGCGGCGCGGTCGTCGAGGGCATCCGGGCGGCCTCCTCCGACTGGATCGTCGTGATGGACGGCGACTGCCAGCACCCGCCGTCCCTGGTACCGGAGTTGGTGGCCACCGGCGAGCGGGCCAACGCCGGTCTGGTCGTGGCCTCCCGCTACATCAAGGGCGGCAGCCGGGCCGGACTCGCGGGCAGCTACCGGGTCGCCGTCTCGCGCGGCGCGACCTGGCTGACCAAGTCGCTCTTCCCGCGCAAGCTGCACGGCATCAGCGACCCGATGAGCGGCTTCTTCGCGATCCGCCGCAGCGCGGTCACCGCCGACGTGCTCCAGCCCCTCGGCTACAAGATCCTGCTGGAACTCGCCGTACGCAACCGCCCGCGCCAGGTCACCGAGGTCCCGTTCGTCTTCCAGGACCGGTTCGCGGGCGAGTCCAAGTCCAGCGCCCAGGAGGGGATCCGGTTCCTGCGCCACCTGGCGGGCCTGCGCACCGCTTCGCCGGTGGCCCGCATGGTCGGCTTCGGCCTGATCGGTGCGACCGGCTTCGTGCCGAACCTGCTCGGGCTGTGGGCGCTCACCCTGGCCGGCATGCACTACGTCCCGGCCGAGATCGTTGCCAACCAGTTCGGCGTGGCCTGGAACTTCGTCCTCATCGAACATCTGCTGTTCCGCGACCGGCGGCGGCACCGGCGCTGGTGGGACCGCGCCGGGCGGTTCGCGCTGCTCGCCAACGCCGACCTGGTGCTGCGCATCCCGCTGATCGCGCTGTTCGTCCACCGGTTCGGGATGGGCGCGCTGTCCGCGACCGCGCTCGCCCTCGTGACGACCTTCGTCCTGCGCTTCGCGGGGACCGAGGCGTTGGTGTATCTGCCGCGCAGGGGCCGCGGGGGCCTCGATGGCGGCCGTACCGCAAGGAGAGCTCGTGAAAAGACGCCGTAG
- a CDS encoding glycosyltransferase family 39 protein, translated as MTSTLPAVTTSTVPAQRRPAPTSASDGRTAPPSRLRSSRPDLLLCGLLLVAILVVQGWNIADYPTLSDDEGTYLAQAWAVQEGKGLAHYTYWYDHPPLGWIQIALLTWIPKLISPESMTVGSMRVTMLVISGISAILVYVLGRRLSLPRWAAGLGMLLFGLSPLSVVLQREIFLDNLAVMWTLLAFTLAASPSRHLWHHFGAGLAAATAVLTKETMLVVLPALLVTMWRHSHRDTRKFAVTGAVTACLLIGMSYPLFALLKGELLPGGGHVSLWDGVKYQMTRPGSGFILDQGSGSHGVLESWLYYDRVLPLGGLAGALLLLATWRWSVTARALAGPALTVAILAALALRPNGYLPAMYVIQALPYLALVLAGGTASVVHGVVRRWRSEGEKRLLTGGRYALAAVLAVAAGAYVVPRWYDGDRTAVTLDANAPYKAASKWLSSEVDKPEDARVLVDDALWLDLVHAGYRPGLGVIWFYKADLDPAVTKTMPRGWKDIDYVVASPTVRRDAVDLPNVKAAIQHSKPVATFGTGEDRIEIRQIQTTGTAVGGVR; from the coding sequence GTGACCTCCACCCTTCCCGCGGTGACCACTTCCACGGTCCCCGCGCAGCGCCGGCCTGCGCCCACGTCCGCTTCGGACGGCCGAACGGCCCCGCCGAGCCGACTGCGCTCGTCCCGTCCCGACCTCCTCCTGTGCGGCCTGCTTCTCGTGGCCATCCTGGTCGTCCAGGGCTGGAACATCGCCGACTACCCGACGCTCAGCGACGACGAGGGCACCTACCTCGCCCAGGCCTGGGCGGTCCAGGAGGGCAAGGGCCTGGCCCACTACACCTACTGGTACGACCACCCGCCGCTCGGCTGGATCCAGATCGCCCTGCTGACCTGGATCCCCAAGCTGATCAGCCCCGAGTCCATGACCGTCGGCTCGATGCGGGTGACGATGCTGGTCATCAGCGGCATCAGCGCGATCCTGGTCTACGTCCTGGGCCGTCGCCTCTCCCTGCCCCGCTGGGCCGCCGGATTGGGCATGCTCCTGTTCGGGCTCTCGCCGCTGTCCGTCGTCCTCCAGCGGGAGATCTTCCTCGACAACCTCGCGGTGATGTGGACGCTGCTCGCGTTCACCCTCGCGGCCTCCCCGAGTCGCCACCTCTGGCACCACTTCGGGGCAGGCCTCGCGGCCGCCACGGCCGTCCTCACCAAGGAGACGATGCTCGTCGTCCTGCCCGCGCTCCTGGTGACGATGTGGCGGCACAGCCACCGCGACACCCGTAAGTTCGCGGTCACCGGCGCCGTCACGGCCTGCCTGCTGATCGGCATGTCGTACCCGCTGTTCGCCCTCCTGAAGGGTGAACTGCTGCCCGGCGGCGGGCATGTCTCCCTCTGGGACGGCGTCAAGTACCAGATGACCAGGCCAGGTTCGGGATTCATCCTCGACCAGGGCTCCGGCTCCCACGGCGTCCTCGAGTCCTGGCTGTACTACGACCGGGTCCTGCCGCTCGGCGGCCTCGCGGGCGCCCTCCTGCTGCTGGCCACCTGGCGCTGGTCGGTCACCGCCCGCGCCCTTGCCGGACCGGCGCTGACGGTGGCGATCCTCGCGGCCCTGGCCCTGCGGCCCAACGGCTACCTGCCCGCGATGTACGTCATCCAGGCGCTGCCGTACCTCGCCCTGGTGCTCGCCGGAGGCACCGCCTCCGTGGTCCACGGGGTGGTGCGCAGATGGCGGAGCGAAGGGGAGAAACGGTTGCTCACCGGCGGACGGTACGCCCTCGCGGCCGTCCTCGCCGTCGCCGCCGGCGCCTATGTCGTACCGCGCTGGTACGACGGCGACCGCACCGCCGTCACCCTCGACGCCAACGCCCCCTACAAGGCCGCCTCGAAGTGGCTGAGCAGCGAGGTGGACAAGCCCGAGGACGCCCGGGTGCTGGTCGACGACGCGCTCTGGCTGGACCTGGTGCACGCCGGGTACCGGCCAGGACTCGGCGTGATCTGGTTCTACAAGGCCGACCTCGACCCCGCGGTGACGAAGACGATGCCGCGCGGCTGGAAGGACATCGACTACGTGGTCGCCTCACCGACGGTCCGGCGGGACGCGGTCGACCTGCCCAACGTCAAGGCGGCCATCCAGCACTCGAAGCCGGTCGCCACCTTCGGCACCGGCGAGGACCGGATCGAGATCCGGCAGATCCAGACCACCGGCACCGCCGTGGGAGGCGTCCGATGA
- a CDS encoding glycosyltransferase has translation MLTSVLIAAVSLALFWMAAFTLWWQMHAWRTPEVLASTRFNRPDGGEHLSFSLLLPARHEQAVLDHTIQRLLESSHTDFEIIVIVGHDDPETTAVACDAAERDPRVRVVVDTHAKKNKPKAMNTALPHCRGDVVGVFDAEDQVHPELLAHVDHAFRSTGADVVQGGVQLINFHSSWYSLRNCLEYFFWFRSRLHLHAQKGFIPLGGNTVFVRTGVLREADGWDPDCLAEDCDLGVRLSSVGKKVVVAYDSDMVTKEETPGSLMSLLKQRTRWNQGFLQVYRKKDWKQLPGFGQRLLARYTLMTPFMQAFTGVIIPLNVAIALFLDVPVGIAFITFLPLVTAMVTFVFEVVGLHDFGKQYGLRVRLVHYLKLVVGGPFYQVLLAGAAIRAVWREQRGRTDWELTSHVGAHLTPSEVTREDVPA, from the coding sequence TTGCTGACGTCTGTCCTTATCGCTGCCGTTTCGCTTGCCTTGTTCTGGATGGCGGCCTTCACTCTGTGGTGGCAGATGCACGCGTGGCGCACGCCCGAAGTGCTCGCCTCCACCCGGTTCAACAGACCGGACGGGGGTGAACACCTGTCCTTCTCGCTGCTGCTTCCGGCTCGCCACGAGCAGGCCGTGCTGGACCACACCATCCAGCGGCTGCTGGAATCGAGCCACACCGACTTCGAGATCATCGTGATCGTCGGGCATGACGACCCGGAGACCACGGCGGTCGCCTGCGACGCCGCTGAGCGCGACCCGCGCGTGCGGGTCGTCGTCGACACCCACGCGAAGAAGAACAAACCGAAGGCCATGAACACGGCGCTGCCGCACTGCCGCGGCGATGTCGTCGGGGTCTTCGACGCGGAGGACCAGGTCCATCCGGAGCTCCTCGCCCACGTCGACCACGCCTTCCGTTCCACCGGCGCGGACGTCGTCCAGGGCGGGGTGCAGCTCATCAACTTCCACTCCAGCTGGTACAGCCTGCGTAACTGCCTGGAGTACTTCTTCTGGTTCCGGTCCCGACTGCATCTGCACGCGCAGAAAGGGTTCATCCCGCTCGGCGGCAACACCGTCTTCGTCCGCACGGGCGTCCTGCGGGAAGCCGACGGCTGGGACCCCGACTGCCTCGCCGAGGACTGCGACCTGGGCGTCCGGCTGTCCAGCGTCGGCAAGAAGGTCGTCGTCGCCTACGACTCCGACATGGTGACCAAGGAGGAGACGCCCGGTTCGCTGATGTCGCTGCTGAAGCAGCGCACCCGTTGGAACCAGGGCTTCCTCCAGGTGTACCGGAAGAAGGACTGGAAGCAACTGCCGGGCTTCGGGCAGCGGTTGCTCGCCCGCTACACCCTCATGACGCCGTTCATGCAGGCCTTCACCGGGGTGATCATCCCGCTGAACGTGGCGATCGCGCTCTTCCTCGACGTGCCCGTGGGCATCGCCTTCATCACCTTCCTGCCGCTCGTCACCGCCATGGTGACCTTCGTCTTCGAGGTCGTCGGGCTGCACGACTTCGGCAAGCAGTACGGCCTTCGCGTCCGGCTCGTCCACTACCTCAAGCTCGTCGTGGGCGGCCCCTTCTACCAGGTACTCCTCGCCGGCGCCGCCATCCGCGCCGTATGGCGTGAGCAACGCGGCCGTACCGACTGGGAGTTGACCTCACACGTAGGCGCGCATCTCACACCGTCCGAAGTGACCCGAGAGGACGTCCCCGCGTGA
- a CDS encoding type II toxin-antitoxin system Phd/YefM family antitoxin, producing MSEPVIESMADVRRHLADVIDRAHRDETPTVITRRGRQEAVVLDIKEYLRLREIAEQAEDAWLNRLADEAESEGLDGAVSLEEMAAVLRTDRP from the coding sequence ATGAGCGAGCCGGTGATCGAGTCCATGGCCGACGTCCGCAGGCACCTGGCGGATGTCATCGACCGCGCCCACAGGGACGAGACCCCCACCGTCATCACCCGGCGCGGCAGGCAGGAGGCGGTGGTCCTCGACATCAAGGAGTACCTGCGCCTGCGTGAGATCGCGGAGCAGGCCGAGGACGCATGGCTGAACCGGTTGGCCGACGAGGCGGAGTCCGAGGGCCTCGACGGGGCGGTCTCCCTCGAGGAGATGGCCGCCGTGCTCCGCACCGACCGCCCCTGA
- a CDS encoding DUF1929 domain-containing protein, which produces MKRRRRRSALLAVAGLTGGLLLASPQPASAANLVKNPGFETAGTGDMPYCWEKSGWGDNDFTFSTVGDAHSGSKAMKVSLTRRVDGDRKALITESTACAPVVTAGKQYDLGLWYKSTTPDTSLTLFRHDATAGWQYWTDLKTLEMSSTWSQATVRTPEVPAGTDRITWGVSVYGTGSATTDDYTMDQVADPVPDPVCTGTAEQCANGRWDVLPTQNPVRSMHSVVLNNGKVLLIAGSGNSEEQFNAGTFTSAVYDPVKGTYKVIPTPKDMFCSGHVQLQDGRVLVMSGNKAYPVAGGHGYEGYKDSYIFDPKTETYSKTNDMNDGHWYPSATALGNGDVISFGGLREDSTGSVTAEYWSDAEQQWQPLWKVNQTWSYWGLYPSMILMQDGRLFYSGSHVFGNNIPGTGSAIYDYGANTVTQIPGLQKKDERDQSASVLLPPAQDQRVLTLGGGNIDSNPDANRLTDVIDLKSANPGYVAGPPLPQGTVDLGNGKIPETGNQGKMYVSAVLLPDGKVLETGGALHNRADPVFESSIYDPASNTFDPVAADPQARGYHSSSFLLPDGRVMSTGDNPGNGTWNHNVSIYTPPYLLKGTRPSITSVIDTEWNYGDTQRITVDRPIAKAELIRPAAVTHSSDPNQRFVDLPLSVDGTNVDLNVTSNPNLAPPGWYMLFAVDANGVPSVAKWVHLQGPAALSATDASAHVHSFADSLEGTVAKPGKKKTSQKVSPTVSGCDRHYGSINVCVPTVFPAEVKKTTAARCTWLKANDYGRLKINGKDDPLKLDRNKDGTACGKGDVTRR; this is translated from the coding sequence GTGAAAAGACGCCGTAGGAGATCCGCGCTCCTGGCTGTGGCAGGCCTCACCGGGGGCCTGCTGCTGGCCTCCCCTCAACCCGCGTCCGCCGCCAACCTCGTCAAGAACCCCGGCTTCGAGACCGCCGGTACCGGCGACATGCCGTACTGCTGGGAGAAGTCCGGCTGGGGCGACAACGACTTCACCTTCTCGACCGTGGGCGACGCGCACAGCGGCTCCAAGGCCATGAAGGTGTCGCTCACGCGCCGCGTCGACGGCGACCGGAAGGCGCTGATCACGGAGTCCACCGCATGCGCGCCGGTCGTGACCGCCGGCAAGCAGTACGACCTCGGACTCTGGTACAAGTCGACCACCCCGGACACGTCGCTCACGCTCTTCCGGCACGACGCCACCGCGGGCTGGCAGTACTGGACGGACCTGAAGACGCTGGAGATGTCCTCCACGTGGTCCCAGGCGACCGTCCGCACCCCCGAGGTCCCGGCCGGCACCGACCGCATCACCTGGGGCGTCTCGGTCTACGGCACGGGCTCGGCGACCACCGACGACTACACGATGGACCAGGTCGCCGACCCGGTACCCGACCCGGTGTGCACGGGCACCGCCGAGCAGTGCGCCAACGGCAGGTGGGACGTGCTGCCCACGCAGAACCCGGTCCGTTCCATGCACTCCGTCGTCCTCAACAACGGCAAGGTGCTGCTGATCGCGGGCTCCGGGAACAGCGAGGAGCAGTTCAACGCGGGCACCTTCACCTCCGCCGTGTACGACCCGGTCAAGGGCACCTACAAGGTCATCCCCACGCCGAAGGACATGTTCTGCTCCGGACACGTCCAGCTCCAGGACGGCCGGGTGCTGGTGATGAGCGGCAACAAGGCGTACCCGGTGGCGGGCGGACACGGCTACGAGGGCTACAAGGACTCGTACATCTTCGACCCGAAGACCGAGACGTACAGCAAGACCAACGACATGAACGACGGCCACTGGTACCCGTCGGCGACCGCCCTCGGCAACGGTGACGTCATCTCCTTCGGCGGCCTGCGCGAGGACTCGACCGGCTCGGTGACCGCCGAGTACTGGTCGGACGCCGAGCAGCAGTGGCAGCCGCTGTGGAAGGTCAACCAGACCTGGTCGTACTGGGGTCTGTACCCGTCGATGATCCTGATGCAGGACGGCCGCCTCTTCTACTCGGGCAGCCATGTCTTCGGCAACAACATCCCCGGCACGGGATCGGCGATCTACGACTACGGCGCCAACACGGTCACGCAGATCCCGGGGCTGCAGAAGAAGGACGAGCGCGACCAGTCGGCGAGCGTGCTGCTGCCCCCGGCGCAGGACCAGAGGGTCCTCACCCTCGGCGGCGGCAACATCGACTCCAACCCGGACGCCAACCGGCTGACCGACGTCATCGACCTCAAGTCCGCCAACCCGGGCTATGTCGCCGGTCCGCCGCTGCCGCAGGGCACGGTCGACCTCGGCAACGGCAAGATCCCCGAGACCGGCAACCAGGGCAAGATGTACGTCTCCGCCGTACTGCTGCCGGACGGCAAGGTGCTGGAGACCGGCGGCGCGCTGCACAACCGGGCCGACCCGGTCTTCGAGTCGTCGATCTACGACCCGGCGTCGAACACCTTCGACCCGGTGGCCGCCGATCCGCAGGCACGGGGCTACCACTCGTCGTCGTTCCTGCTGCCCGACGGCCGGGTGATGTCGACCGGCGACAACCCGGGCAACGGCACCTGGAACCACAACGTGTCGATCTACACTCCGCCCTATCTGCTCAAGGGCACGCGCCCGTCGATCACTTCGGTGATCGACACCGAGTGGAACTACGGCGACACCCAGCGGATCACCGTCGACCGGCCCATCGCCAAGGCCGAGTTGATCCGCCCGGCCGCCGTCACCCACTCCTCGGACCCGAACCAGCGGTTCGTGGACCTGCCGCTGTCGGTGGACGGCACCAACGTCGACCTGAACGTGACGAGCAACCCCAACCTGGCCCCGCCCGGCTGGTACATGCTCTTCGCGGTCGACGCCAATGGGGTCCCGTCGGTGGCCAAGTGGGTTCATCTGCAAGGTCCGGCGGCACTGAGCGCCACCGACGCGTCGGCGCACGTCCACTCCTTCGCCGACTCGCTGGAGGGCACGGTCGCCAAGCCCGGAAAGAAGAAGACCTCGCAGAAGGTCAGCCCCACCGTCTCCGGCTGCGACCGGCACTACGGCTCGATCAACGTCTGTGTGCCGACCGTGTTCCCGGCCGAGGTGAAGAAGACGACGGCCGCCCGCTGCACCTGGCTGAAGGCGAACGACTACGGCCGCCTGAAGATCAACGGCAAGGACGACCCGCTCAAGCTCGACCGGAACAAGGACGGGACCGCCTGCGGGAAGGGTGACGTCACGCGCCGCTGA